The Bordetella sp. FB-8 genome includes a window with the following:
- a CDS encoding PD-(D/E)XK nuclease family protein, protein MSATHELPDRRMATLLQVAALPAADTLVLTVNNRLARRLVLELAAHLRNARQVSELPRVQPLSTWLGTAADELAFMPHDDRVDAVPAHRLDAFAAQLLWTRVIAAQEDGRPLLDTAQAARLAADADTLASEWRLDVPAGADTEEYRSYARWRARYREALRAIDAEDANRLHERVLQTAQQGSLAVPGHIVLAGFSDESPRFAQLLRAMQAGGATLFWLAGQQLATAMPGRFTAHDHADEWRAAAAWAAQRLAENPAGRYAIVSTRLEDEAPHARRVLGRALAAGGYAYNVAVGRPLFEWPVVRAALAWLQALARMAQDGRADAAVLGAALLAGHCAGDRQDAARHAALDARWRRNGVLHLTQDRWLRALEGSALAAGWAQAMQAWQDLAQRGPATADVWAPVMRGALGALGFPGEGGLDSVAYQAVGAWSELFGRFGALAPVVGRIDGPAAVRLLARAAQATAFQPQRDPAARLDVLGLLEAEGGTWDGMWMLGLTDDVLPASPKPNPLLPLTVLRAAGAPRATPERERQWAESLFEALCACAAEIVVSHARHEGESELRPSPLIAALPQMDLRMPDAASTAAWPLQQLYDDRGPPLPAFDPAAGEAAAGSTGGLDVLDTQARNPLWAFARHRLGARMLDDYALSSSASKRGQFLHGALEQLWRMLPDQERLHEAMAGQRLDALLDAAIAQAAHQHLADLDATLRELECQRACAVLHGWVDLEARRTPFCVDQVERQHSWARGALRLSVRLDRMDRLLADSRAVIVDYKTGMSPGRPESDWSRARPINLQLPFYAAVLAGEDPDLGVAALMLAQIHARQVGVQGLSDDNAELGLKGIKAIADSKEFEGRAWGDVLAGWRSAIEDLADEYASGYAANVTVNPRDLDYCDAMPFLRLDLEDAQRDDVDEDGGGA, encoded by the coding sequence ATGTCCGCAACCCATGAACTCCCGGACCGCCGCATGGCGACGCTGCTGCAGGTGGCGGCATTGCCCGCGGCGGATACGCTCGTGCTTACCGTCAATAACCGCCTGGCGCGCCGGCTGGTGCTGGAGCTGGCGGCGCATCTGCGCAACGCGCGGCAGGTCAGCGAACTGCCCCGCGTGCAGCCGCTGTCGACTTGGCTGGGCACGGCGGCGGACGAACTGGCCTTCATGCCGCACGACGACCGCGTGGATGCCGTACCTGCTCATCGCCTGGATGCCTTCGCGGCGCAATTGCTGTGGACCCGCGTCATCGCAGCGCAAGAAGACGGCCGCCCCTTGCTCGATACCGCCCAGGCGGCGCGCCTGGCGGCAGATGCCGACACGCTGGCCTCGGAATGGCGGCTCGATGTTCCGGCGGGGGCCGACACCGAGGAATACCGCAGTTATGCGCGCTGGCGCGCCCGCTATCGCGAGGCATTGCGCGCCATCGACGCCGAGGACGCCAATCGCCTTCACGAGCGCGTGCTGCAGACCGCGCAGCAGGGCAGCCTGGCCGTGCCAGGGCACATCGTTCTGGCGGGTTTTTCCGATGAGTCGCCGCGTTTCGCGCAATTGCTGCGCGCCATGCAGGCCGGGGGCGCGACGCTGTTCTGGCTGGCGGGCCAGCAGCTTGCGACTGCGATGCCAGGCCGATTTACGGCGCACGATCACGCCGACGAGTGGCGCGCCGCCGCGGCCTGGGCGGCGCAGCGCCTGGCGGAAAACCCGGCCGGCCGCTATGCCATCGTCTCGACCCGGCTCGAGGACGAGGCCCCCCACGCGCGCCGCGTACTGGGACGTGCGCTGGCGGCGGGCGGCTATGCCTACAACGTTGCTGTGGGCCGGCCGTTGTTCGAATGGCCCGTGGTGCGCGCGGCATTGGCTTGGCTGCAGGCGCTGGCGCGCATGGCGCAGGACGGTCGCGCCGATGCCGCCGTGTTGGGTGCGGCTCTGCTGGCCGGGCACTGCGCGGGCGACCGGCAGGATGCTGCACGCCATGCGGCGCTGGACGCACGCTGGCGCCGCAACGGCGTCCTGCACCTCACGCAGGACCGGTGGTTGCGCGCCCTTGAAGGCAGCGCGCTGGCAGCGGGCTGGGCGCAGGCCATGCAAGCATGGCAGGATCTGGCCCAGAGGGGGCCTGCAACGGCCGACGTCTGGGCACCCGTGATGCGCGGTGCCCTGGGCGCGCTGGGCTTTCCGGGCGAAGGCGGACTGGACAGCGTGGCATACCAGGCGGTGGGTGCCTGGAGCGAGCTCTTCGGCCGTTTTGGCGCGCTGGCGCCGGTGGTGGGCAGGATCGATGGTCCGGCCGCGGTGCGTCTGTTGGCGCGTGCCGCGCAAGCCACGGCCTTCCAGCCGCAGCGCGATCCGGCGGCACGCCTGGACGTACTGGGCCTGCTGGAAGCCGAGGGCGGGACCTGGGACGGCATGTGGATGCTGGGCCTGACAGACGACGTGCTACCCGCTTCGCCCAAGCCCAATCCTTTGTTGCCCTTGACGGTGCTGCGCGCCGCTGGCGCGCCGCGCGCCACGCCGGAACGCGAGCGGCAGTGGGCCGAATCCCTATTCGAGGCCCTGTGCGCCTGTGCCGCGGAAATCGTCGTCAGCCACGCGCGCCACGAAGGCGAAAGCGAATTGCGGCCCTCGCCGCTGATCGCCGCTTTGCCACAAATGGATTTGCGCATGCCCGATGCAGCCTCGACGGCGGCGTGGCCGCTGCAGCAGCTCTACGACGACCGCGGCCCGCCTTTGCCTGCTTTCGATCCCGCGGCCGGCGAGGCAGCGGCGGGTTCCACGGGCGGCCTGGACGTGCTCGACACGCAGGCGCGCAATCCCTTGTGGGCTTTCGCGCGACATCGCCTGGGCGCACGCATGCTCGATGATTATGCGCTGTCGTCGTCAGCCAGCAAACGCGGCCAGTTCCTGCACGGCGCGTTAGAACAGCTCTGGCGCATGCTGCCCGACCAGGAGCGGTTGCACGAGGCCATGGCCGGGCAGCGCCTGGATGCGCTGCTGGATGCGGCCATCGCGCAGGCGGCGCACCAGCACCTGGCGGACCTCGATGCGACCCTGCGCGAGCTCGAGTGCCAGCGCGCCTGTGCGGTATTGCACGGATGGGTAGATCTTGAGGCGCGGCGCACGCCTTTCTGCGTCGACCAGGTCGAACGGCAGCACTCCTGGGCGCGCGGCGCCTTGCGGCTGAGCGTGCGGCTGGACCGCATGGACAGGCTGCTCGCGGACAGCCGGGCCGTCATCGTCGACTACAAGACAGGCATGTCCCCCGGCCGGCCCGAGTCGGACTGGTCGCGCGCGCGGCCCATCAATCTGCAATTGCCTTTCTACGCAGCGGTGCTGGCAGGCGAAGATCCGGATCTGGGCGTGGCCGCCTTGATGCTGGCGCAGATCCATGCCCGCCAGGTCGGCGTGCAGGGCCTGTCCGACGATAATGCCGAACTGGGTTTGAAGGGGATCAAGGCCATCGCCGACAGCAAGGAGTTCGAGGGCCGTGCGTGGGGTGACGTATTGGCGGGCTGGCGCTCGGCCATCGAAGACCTGGCGGACGAATACGCTTCGGGCTATGCGGCCAACGTCACGGTCAACCCCAGAGACCTGGATTACTGCGACGCCATGCCTTTTCTGCGCCTGGATCTGGAGGACGCGCAACGGGACGACGTTGACGAAGACGGGGGAGGGGCATGA
- the pbpG gene encoding D-alanyl-D-alanine endopeptidase has translation MAFQWVRTAALTSAAMSIAMGALWASPALAASPTPAYCKKHPTTAACKTAAKKAPVHTAAKKPAASHATAKAATIHRAPAKAKARAAAVETRKTHLVRKVALKEHKGRKVIARRAPLSAAALLAAVSTSPGGNDAASLRSSSAYVQDMQTSTVLFEKNPDVVRPIASISKLMTALVVLDAHQPLDQMIRVTDADIDWRKHTGSRLSIGTELSRIDMLHLALMASENRAANALGRNWPGGLPAFVQTMNAKARELGMFHTHFVEPTGLSYENVSSPHDLVLLLRAASKQPLIHQFTTSSEYTLKVKSTMMTFRNTDMLVRRPDWDIKVSKTGFINEAGECLVMMAKIDGHEMGIVLLDSHGTLSRIGDAIRIRRILERQIAML, from the coding sequence ATGGCATTTCAATGGGTGCGCACAGCGGCGCTGACCTCGGCGGCCATGTCCATCGCAATGGGAGCGCTCTGGGCCTCCCCTGCGCTGGCCGCCTCCCCTACGCCGGCGTACTGCAAAAAACATCCCACCACGGCTGCCTGCAAGACAGCCGCCAAAAAAGCCCCTGTCCACACGGCGGCTAAAAAACCTGCTGCGTCCCATGCGACGGCCAAGGCGGCGACAATCCATCGCGCACCGGCAAAGGCCAAGGCCAGGGCTGCCGCGGTCGAAACCCGCAAGACTCACCTCGTGCGCAAGGTCGCCCTCAAGGAACACAAGGGCAGGAAGGTCATCGCGCGGCGCGCGCCCCTGAGCGCGGCCGCCTTGCTCGCCGCCGTGTCGACCTCGCCCGGCGGCAACGACGCCGCCTCCTTGCGTTCCAGCTCGGCCTATGTCCAGGACATGCAGACCTCCACAGTCCTGTTCGAGAAGAACCCGGATGTAGTGCGCCCGATCGCATCGATTTCCAAGCTGATGACCGCCCTGGTCGTTCTCGACGCCCATCAGCCCCTGGACCAGATGATCCGGGTCACCGACGCCGACATCGATTGGCGCAAGCACACGGGCTCGCGCCTGTCCATCGGCACCGAGCTGTCGCGCATAGACATGCTGCATCTGGCGCTGATGGCCTCCGAAAACCGCGCCGCCAACGCGCTGGGCCGCAACTGGCCCGGCGGCCTGCCGGCCTTCGTGCAAACCATGAATGCCAAGGCGCGCGAACTGGGCATGTTCCACACGCATTTCGTCGAGCCCACGGGCCTGTCCTACGAGAACGTGTCCTCGCCGCACGATCTGGTCCTGCTGCTGCGCGCTGCGTCCAAGCAGCCGCTGATCCACCAGTTCACGACGTCTTCGGAATACACGCTGAAGGTCAAGTCGACCATGATGACCTTCCGCAACACCGACATGCTGGTGCGCCGCCCCGACTGGGACATCAAGGTATCCAAGACCGGCTTCATCAACGAGGCCGGTGAGTGTCTGGTGATGATGGCCAAGATCGACGGACACGAAATGGGCATCGTGCTGCTCGATTCGCACGGTACGCTCTCGCGCATCGGTGACGCGATTCGCATACGCCGCATCCTGGAGCGCCAGATCGCCATGCTGTGA
- the aspT gene encoding aspartate-alanine antiporter has product MMHILPAIQAMAQGWLQGRPEIAIFLAIAVGYAIGAIKVGAFKLGGVAGTLLVALAIGQFGIQIDPLLSRFMFTLFIYALGFSVAPQFFASIDRTTWTWMLLVVIEAVLIVTVTFAAAWIFKLDIGTASGLLAGSATESAMVGTGIEAIGKLGLSAAAIKALEANVTTAYALSYVFSLVAIILFASQLAPWLLRIDLRKEARAALARLGGADLNLEPDQRYSSAPLVSRGYRVTAAAGKTVAALEAQLGGQAVVQSIRHGQAQMPATGAYLLDVDDEIAVAGLRVSLAGADRIIGPEIGDLSDVKFILETRDVVLVHRPMHGLTVDNLLEFLKTAACHGVFLAGITRMQRDLPATPGSKVRMGDVLRLFGRPDDVARATRLLGVADIPSNVTDFVYCCGGLVIGILIGMVSISLGTASLSLGSAGALLSGLGLGWLRSLRPTFGRFPAAAAQLLKDLGLAVFIACIGITSAPAVLTLLQTKGWQLPVCAVFISLVPTLASVYIGRYVLRIEPAILCGAIAGQHASTPAINATEAVAGNTVPVIGYTVTYAIANILLPLLSPIFVALFAATHAISSY; this is encoded by the coding sequence ATGATGCATATACTGCCGGCGATCCAGGCGATGGCACAGGGCTGGCTGCAGGGGCGGCCCGAGATCGCGATCTTCTTGGCGATAGCCGTCGGTTATGCGATCGGCGCCATCAAGGTGGGGGCGTTCAAGCTCGGCGGGGTGGCCGGAACCCTGCTCGTCGCACTGGCGATCGGCCAGTTCGGCATACAGATCGATCCCCTCCTATCGCGCTTCATGTTCACCCTGTTTATCTACGCGCTGGGTTTTTCGGTCGCGCCGCAATTTTTTGCCAGTATTGATAGAACTACGTGGACCTGGATGCTGCTGGTGGTGATCGAGGCCGTCCTGATCGTCACCGTGACATTCGCGGCGGCCTGGATATTCAAGCTCGATATCGGGACCGCAAGCGGCCTGCTTGCCGGATCTGCGACGGAATCGGCAATGGTGGGAACCGGGATCGAAGCGATAGGCAAGCTCGGGCTTTCGGCCGCGGCGATAAAGGCGCTTGAAGCTAACGTCACCACGGCCTATGCACTTTCGTATGTGTTCAGCCTTGTTGCCATCATTCTTTTCGCGAGCCAGCTCGCCCCCTGGCTGCTGCGAATCGATCTGCGCAAGGAGGCCCGCGCCGCGCTTGCGCGGCTGGGGGGCGCTGATTTGAATCTGGAACCGGATCAGCGTTATTCTTCGGCGCCCCTGGTGAGCCGTGGATATCGCGTGACGGCTGCAGCCGGCAAGACCGTCGCGGCGCTGGAGGCTCAATTGGGTGGGCAGGCCGTTGTCCAGAGCATTCGGCACGGTCAGGCGCAAATGCCCGCCACCGGCGCCTATCTGCTCGATGTCGACGACGAGATCGCTGTCGCTGGCCTGCGCGTATCGCTGGCCGGCGCGGATCGAATCATCGGACCCGAGATCGGGGATCTTTCCGATGTCAAATTCATCCTCGAAACCCGGGATGTGGTTCTCGTGCACAGGCCCATGCATGGCTTGACCGTGGACAATCTGCTCGAGTTCCTCAAGACTGCCGCTTGTCACGGCGTATTTCTTGCCGGCATTACGCGGATGCAACGCGATCTTCCCGCAACGCCGGGCTCGAAGGTGCGCATGGGCGACGTGCTGCGGCTGTTCGGGCGCCCGGACGATGTCGCCCGGGCCACACGCCTTCTCGGCGTGGCCGATATACCCAGCAACGTGACGGATTTCGTCTATTGTTGCGGCGGACTCGTGATCGGCATCCTGATCGGCATGGTGTCCATATCCCTCGGCACGGCGTCGCTTTCTTTGGGCAGCGCCGGGGCGTTATTGTCCGGCCTGGGCCTCGGGTGGCTGCGATCGCTGCGGCCCACTTTCGGACGCTTTCCTGCCGCGGCAGCGCAGTTGCTCAAGGATCTGGGCCTGGCCGTCTTCATTGCCTGTATCGGGATCACATCCGCGCCCGCGGTTCTCACGCTGCTGCAGACCAAGGGCTGGCAATTGCCGGTCTGCGCGGTTTTCATTTCACTCGTTCCGACATTGGCCTCGGTCTACATCGGCCGATACGTGCTTCGCATCGAACCGGCAATCCTTTGCGGCGCGATAGCCGGTCAACACGCCAGCACGCCGGCAATCAACGCCACGGAAGCCGTTGCCGGCAATACCGTACCGGTAATCGGCTATACCGTCACTTACGCTATTGCCAATATCCTGCTGCCGTTGCTAAGTCCCATTTTCGTGGCCCTTTTCGCGGCGACCCACGCGATTTCGTCTTATTGA
- a CDS encoding bifunctional diguanylate cyclase/phosphodiesterase: MPASLLRQLAQQIESALARLRKRRSMHAELARTNALLAEKNRALQTTLASVSQGVANFDADGRILVHNRRMLELLDLPPELFEGEPNVARVLKFQTERGDFGLDFNLIDSERARHYIAQEYAMGVGRQQMPEQYLRRTPSGRYIEVRTRKLEDGGRVRTFSDVTDYIAAQEALRQSEARWRSLTQLSSDWFWEQDAQFRFVRFDGSAKYGIVPGQMRYGHTRWDIPHLNVTEEQWRAHRAQLEAHEEFRDFELERAAPDGSGIWASVSGAPIYDAQGRFAGYRGIARDITERKRAEAEIQRLAFYDELTGLPNRRLLRDRLEQAILTHGRDGLHGALMFLDLDNFKAINDTMGHEWGDRLLVQVAGRLVECVRAGDTVARLGGDEFVVVFQSLPADVAEAVRQAESMAHKVLAALNQSYSVRERTLHSTPSLGLTLFGAMQEPQVTVAELLQRADLAMYQAKSRGRNTLCFFDQAMQADATMRLALEADMRDGLARGEFLLHYQRVVDAGGATLGAEALVRWQHPQRGLVSPGDFIEVAEQSGLILQLGRFVLRAACEQLARWAQEDVRGHWTLSVNVSAQEFRHPGFVRQVLGVLEQTGADPRRLKLELTESTLLHEVEDSIARMQVLRDRGVGLSLDDFGTGYSSLAYLKRLPIQQLKIDQSFVRDVLTDPNDAAIACTVVALARSLGLDVVAEGVENEGQFEFLLANGCKRFQGYLFGRPGPEQALL, translated from the coding sequence ATGCCTGCCTCCTTGCTGCGCCAGCTTGCGCAACAAATCGAGTCTGCCCTGGCCCGCCTGCGCAAGCGTCGCAGCATGCACGCCGAGCTGGCCCGCACCAATGCCCTGCTGGCTGAGAAAAACCGCGCGCTCCAAACCACGCTCGCCAGCGTGTCCCAAGGCGTGGCCAATTTCGACGCCGATGGACGCATCCTCGTCCACAACCGGCGCATGCTGGAGCTGCTGGATCTGCCGCCCGAACTGTTCGAGGGCGAGCCCAACGTAGCGCGGGTGCTCAAGTTCCAGACCGAGCGCGGCGACTTTGGCTTGGACTTCAATCTTATCGACAGCGAGCGAGCGCGCCACTACATTGCCCAGGAATATGCAATGGGCGTGGGGCGCCAGCAGATGCCCGAGCAGTACCTGCGCCGCACCCCGTCGGGCCGCTACATCGAAGTGCGCACGCGCAAGCTGGAAGACGGCGGCCGCGTACGCACTTTTTCCGACGTGACCGACTATATCGCCGCCCAGGAGGCCCTGCGCCAGAGCGAGGCGCGCTGGCGCAGTCTCACCCAGCTGTCGTCCGACTGGTTCTGGGAGCAGGACGCGCAATTTCGCTTCGTGCGCTTTGACGGCAGCGCCAAGTATGGAATCGTGCCCGGACAAATGCGCTATGGCCATACGCGCTGGGATATTCCGCATCTGAACGTGACCGAGGAACAATGGCGCGCGCATCGCGCCCAGCTGGAAGCGCATGAAGAGTTCCGCGATTTCGAGTTGGAGCGCGCCGCGCCCGATGGCAGCGGCATCTGGGCCTCGGTCAGCGGTGCGCCCATTTACGACGCGCAGGGCCGCTTCGCGGGCTATCGTGGCATTGCGCGCGACATCACCGAGCGCAAGCGCGCCGAAGCGGAGATCCAGCGGCTGGCCTTCTACGACGAACTTACCGGCCTGCCCAATCGGCGCCTGCTGCGCGATCGGCTGGAGCAGGCCATCCTGACTCACGGGCGCGACGGCCTGCACGGCGCGCTGATGTTCCTGGACCTGGACAATTTCAAGGCCATCAACGACACCATGGGCCATGAATGGGGCGACCGCCTGCTTGTGCAGGTGGCCGGCCGGCTGGTGGAGTGCGTGCGCGCCGGCGATACCGTGGCGCGTCTGGGAGGCGACGAGTTCGTGGTCGTGTTCCAAAGCCTGCCCGCCGACGTCGCCGAGGCGGTCCGCCAGGCCGAGAGCATGGCGCACAAGGTGCTGGCCGCGCTCAACCAGTCCTACAGCGTGCGCGAACGCACCCTACACAGCACCCCCAGCCTGGGACTCACGCTGTTCGGCGCAATGCAGGAGCCGCAGGTCACCGTGGCCGAGCTGCTGCAGCGCGCCGACCTGGCCATGTACCAGGCCAAGTCGCGCGGGCGCAATACCTTGTGCTTCTTCGATCAGGCCATGCAGGCCGATGCCACCATGCGTCTGGCGCTGGAGGCTGATATGCGCGACGGCCTTGCGCGCGGCGAATTTCTGCTGCACTACCAGCGCGTGGTGGATGCGGGCGGCGCCACGCTGGGGGCCGAAGCCCTGGTGCGTTGGCAGCACCCGCAGCGCGGACTGGTGTCGCCGGGCGATTTCATCGAGGTGGCCGAACAGTCAGGCCTGATCCTGCAACTGGGCCGCTTTGTGCTGCGCGCGGCCTGCGAACAGTTGGCCCGATGGGCGCAAGAGGACGTGCGCGGGCACTGGACGCTGTCCGTCAACGTCAGCGCGCAAGAATTTCGCCATCCCGGTTTCGTGCGGCAGGTACTCGGCGTGCTGGAGCAAACCGGGGCGGATCCGCGCCGCCTGAAACTGGAATTGACCGAGAGCACGCTGCTGCACGAGGTCGAGGACAGCATCGCCCGCATGCAGGTCTTGCGCGATCGGGGCGTGGGCTTGTCGCTGGACGACTTCGGCACGGGTTATTCGTCGCTGGCCTACCTCAAGCGCCTGCCCATCCAACAACTCAAGATCGACCAGAGTTTCGTGCGCGACGTGCTCACCGATCCCAACGACGCGGCCATCGCCTGCACGGTGGTGGCCCTGGCCCGCAGCCTGGGCTTGGACGTGGTGGCCGAGGGCGTCGAAAACGAAGGCCAGTTCGAGTTCCTGTTGGCCAATGGCTGCAAGCGTTTCCAGGGCTATCTGTTCGGGCGTCCGGGACCCGAGCAGGCGCTATTGTAA
- a CDS encoding bifunctional aspartate transaminase/aspartate 4-decarboxylase → MQQDFSQFANLSPFELKDQLIQAATSDAQRLMLNAGRGNPNFLAILPRLAFLSMGEFAMQEAQRSYSYLNSGFGGLPERDGITQRFDTYISNHAASGGVDFLRAAISYVKDQLGLSQDAFLFEMASAFLGCNYPTPPRMLVHVEEIVKAYLAQEMFGPLPRHEDFSVFATEGGTAAMTYIFQSLRENGLIKPGDKIAIATPIFSPYLEIPVLSDYGLEIVDIRMDEHADWQLPESEIEKLLDPAIKIFCLVNPSNPPSTKLSDAVLDQLAGFINSKKPDLFIVTDDVYGTFADDFVSLFAKCPRNTLCVYSFSKYFGATGWRLGLIALHDDNVFDAALSAISEEKKALLDARYASLTTQPRALRFIDRLVADSRAVALNHTAGLSSPQQLQMALFALNGLMDREHRYKNAAKQLIRQRYFTLYRNMGVKAAHLPNDVNYYSLIDLQELGGELYGSEFETWFTQSNLGTNFLFRLAQETGVVLLPGKGFEVVDTSARVSLANLTDREYAYIGKFTRQVLDQYHQEFLSSRQT, encoded by the coding sequence ATGCAACAGGATTTCAGCCAGTTCGCCAATCTGAGCCCTTTTGAACTCAAGGATCAGCTCATACAGGCCGCGACTTCGGACGCCCAGCGATTGATGTTGAACGCGGGGCGGGGCAATCCGAATTTCTTGGCCATATTGCCCCGCCTCGCTTTTCTGAGCATGGGTGAATTCGCGATGCAGGAGGCGCAGCGTTCATATTCCTACCTGAACAGCGGCTTTGGCGGGCTGCCCGAGCGCGACGGCATCACTCAACGGTTCGATACCTACATCAGCAACCATGCCGCAAGCGGTGGCGTCGATTTTCTGCGCGCGGCGATTTCCTATGTCAAGGATCAGCTAGGCCTGAGCCAGGATGCGTTCCTGTTCGAGATGGCCAGTGCATTTTTGGGCTGCAATTACCCCACTCCGCCGAGAATGCTTGTCCATGTCGAAGAAATCGTAAAGGCATATCTTGCGCAGGAAATGTTCGGGCCGCTACCGCGCCACGAGGATTTCTCGGTGTTTGCCACCGAAGGCGGCACGGCGGCCATGACCTATATTTTTCAAAGCCTGCGTGAAAACGGCCTGATCAAGCCAGGCGACAAGATAGCCATCGCCACGCCGATCTTTTCGCCTTATCTGGAGATTCCCGTATTGAGCGATTACGGACTGGAAATCGTCGATATCCGGATGGACGAGCATGCCGATTGGCAACTGCCGGAATCGGAGATCGAAAAGCTCCTGGATCCGGCGATAAAAATATTTTGTCTGGTCAATCCGAGCAACCCGCCTTCGACCAAGCTGTCCGATGCGGTTCTGGATCAATTGGCCGGTTTTATTAACAGCAAAAAGCCGGACCTCTTTATCGTCACCGATGATGTGTACGGCACATTTGCCGATGACTTCGTCTCGTTGTTTGCCAAGTGTCCGCGCAATACGCTTTGTGTCTATTCATTTTCCAAATATTTCGGCGCAACCGGGTGGCGTCTCGGGCTGATCGCGCTGCATGACGACAATGTTTTCGATGCAGCGCTCTCTGCCATATCGGAAGAAAAAAAAGCGCTGCTCGATGCCCGCTATGCGTCCTTGACGACACAACCGCGCGCATTGCGTTTCATCGACCGCCTGGTCGCCGACAGCCGAGCGGTGGCGCTGAACCATACCGCCGGCTTGTCATCGCCGCAACAATTGCAGATGGCTCTTTTCGCGCTGAACGGCTTGATGGATCGCGAGCATCGCTACAAAAATGCCGCCAAACAGTTGATACGCCAGCGGTATTTCACGCTCTACAGAAATATGGGCGTCAAGGCCGCGCATCTGCCCAACGACGTGAACTACTACTCCCTGATCGATCTTCAAGAACTGGGAGGCGAACTGTATGGCTCGGAATTCGAAACCTGGTTTACCCAAAGCAATCTGGGAACCAATTTCTTGTTCCGCCTGGCGCAGGAAACAGGCGTGGTGCTGTTGCCCGGCAAGGGTTTCGAAGTCGTCGACACGTCCGCGCGCGTATCGCTCGCCAACCTCACCGATCGCGAATATGCCTATATAGGCAAGTTCACGCGCCAGGTGCTGGACCAATACCACCAGGAGTTCCTGAGCAGCAGGCAAACGTAG